The following coding sequences lie in one Pseudoxanthomonas sp. SE1 genomic window:
- a CDS encoding class 1 fructose-bisphosphatase produces the protein MPASAPSAVSLSRYLIEEQRAGRISADLRQLIAVVARACTSISIAVSKGALGGVLGDAGTGNVQGEAQKKLDVLSNDILLEANAWGGHLAACASEEMDHSQPIPDAYPRGGFLLLFDPLDGSSNIDVNVSVGTIFSVLRSPDGVTTPGDEHFLQPGRDQVAAGYCIYGPSTMLVLTTGNGTHAFTLDREQGAFMLTQRDMRIPEETKEFAINMSNQRHWEAPMQAYVSDLLAGTEGPRGKDFNMRWIASMVADVHRILTRGGIFIYPWDRKDPGKAGKLRLMYEANPMGMLVEQAGGAASTGREDILSLRPTQLHQRVPVFLGSRKEVEAAVGYHLAHDTAAA, from the coding sequence ATGCCCGCTTCCGCTCCATCCGCCGTCTCGCTGAGCCGCTACCTGATCGAGGAGCAGCGCGCCGGTCGCATCAGCGCCGACCTGCGCCAGCTGATCGCGGTGGTGGCCCGCGCCTGCACCAGCATCTCCATCGCGGTCAGCAAGGGCGCGCTGGGCGGGGTGCTGGGCGACGCGGGCACCGGCAACGTGCAGGGCGAGGCGCAGAAGAAGCTGGACGTGCTGAGCAACGACATCCTGTTGGAGGCCAATGCCTGGGGCGGACATCTGGCGGCGTGCGCGTCGGAGGAAATGGATCACAGCCAGCCGATCCCGGACGCCTATCCGCGCGGCGGCTTCCTGCTGCTGTTCGATCCGCTGGACGGCAGCTCGAACATCGACGTCAACGTCTCGGTGGGCACCATCTTCTCGGTGCTGCGCAGCCCGGACGGCGTGACCACCCCGGGCGACGAGCATTTCCTGCAGCCCGGCCGCGACCAGGTGGCCGCCGGCTACTGCATCTACGGCCCCAGCACGATGCTGGTGCTCACCACCGGCAACGGCACCCATGCGTTCACCCTGGACCGCGAACAGGGCGCCTTCATGCTGACCCAGCGCGACATGCGGATCCCGGAGGAGACGAAGGAGTTCGCCATCAATATGTCGAACCAGCGCCACTGGGAAGCGCCGATGCAGGCGTATGTCAGCGACCTGCTGGCCGGCACGGAAGGCCCGCGCGGTAAGGACTTCAACATGCGCTGGATCGCCAGCATGGTGGCCGACGTGCACCGCATCCTGACCCGCGGCGGCATCTTCATCTATCCGTGGGACCGCAAGGACCCGGGCAAGGCCGGCAAACTGCGCCTGATGTACGAAGCCAACCCGATGGGCATGCTGGTCGAGCAGGCTGGCGGCGCTGCCAGCACCGGACGCGAAGACATCCTGTCGCTGCGGCCGACCCAGCTGCACCAGCGCGTGCCGGTGTTCCTAGGATCAAGGAAGGAAGTCGAGGCGGCGGTCGGTTATCACTTGGCGCACGACACCGCGGCCGCATGA
- the acnD gene encoding Fe/S-dependent 2-methylisocitrate dehydratase AcnD → MNTDFRTPLPGTTLDYFDARAAVDALQPGAWATLPYTARVHAENIVRRADPARRDDYLRQLVERRRDLDFPWFPVRVVCHDILGQTALVDLAGLRDAIADMGGDPAQVNPVVPVQLIVDHSLAVECGGYDPDAFTKNRAIEDRRNEDRFHFIDWTKRAFKNVDVIPPGNGIMHQINLEKMSPVVYVQDGVAFPDTCVGTDSHTPHVDALGVIAIGVGGLEAENVMLGRASWMRTPDIIGVELQGKPAPGITATDVVLALTEFLRQSKVVGAYLEFRGEGAAALTIGDRATISNMAPEYGATAAMFFIDDNTLDYLRLTGRSDAQVALVETYAKTAGLWADDLQTAQYERTLHFDLSTVVRNMAGPSNPHKRLPTSALAERGIADEAKLASGKAEEAQGLMPDGAVIIAAITSCTNTSNPRNVIAAALLARNANAKGLVRKPWVKSSLAPGSKAVQLYLEESGLLPDLEQLGFGIVAFACTTCNGMSGALDPKIQQEIIDRDLYATAVLSGNRNFDGRIHPYAKQAFLASPPLVIAYAIAGTVRFDIEKDALGFDAEGNPITLKDIWPSDAEIDAVVKASVKPDQFRKVYEPMFNVRVEHGGKVEPLYAWRPQSTYIRRPPYWEGALAGERSLHGMRPLAVLGDNITTDHLSPSNAILASSAAGEYLAKMGLPEEDFNSYATHRGDHLTAQRATFANPQLVNEMAVVDGDVKKGSLARIEPDGQVVRMWEAIETYMGRKQPLVIIAGADYGQGSSRDWAAKGVRLAGVEAIVAEGFERIHRTNLVGMGVLPLEFRAGETRKTWGIDGTETFDVVGERRPRAELTLVIHRRNGETVEVPVTCRLDSDEEVSIYEAGGVLQRFAQDFLDASKAA, encoded by the coding sequence ATGAATACCGATTTCCGCACCCCACTCCCGGGCACCACGCTCGACTACTTCGACGCGCGCGCCGCGGTCGACGCCCTCCAGCCCGGCGCCTGGGCGACGCTGCCGTACACCGCGCGCGTGCATGCGGAGAACATCGTCCGCCGCGCCGATCCCGCGCGCCGCGACGACTACCTGCGCCAACTGGTCGAGCGCCGCCGCGACCTGGATTTCCCGTGGTTCCCGGTGCGCGTGGTCTGCCACGACATCCTCGGGCAGACGGCGCTGGTGGATCTCGCCGGCCTGCGCGATGCGATCGCCGACATGGGTGGTGATCCGGCGCAGGTGAATCCGGTGGTACCGGTGCAGCTGATCGTCGACCACTCGCTGGCCGTGGAATGCGGTGGCTACGACCCGGACGCGTTCACCAAGAACCGCGCCATCGAGGACCGGCGCAACGAGGACCGCTTCCACTTCATCGACTGGACGAAGCGGGCGTTCAAGAACGTCGATGTGATCCCGCCAGGCAACGGGATCATGCACCAGATCAACCTGGAGAAAATGTCGCCGGTCGTGTACGTGCAGGACGGCGTTGCCTTTCCGGATACCTGCGTGGGCACCGACAGCCACACGCCGCACGTCGATGCGCTGGGCGTCATCGCCATCGGCGTGGGTGGGCTGGAGGCGGAGAACGTCATGCTCGGCCGCGCGTCGTGGATGCGCACGCCGGACATCATCGGCGTCGAACTGCAGGGCAAGCCCGCGCCCGGCATCACCGCGACCGATGTGGTGCTGGCGCTGACCGAATTCCTGCGCCAGTCGAAGGTCGTCGGCGCCTATCTCGAATTCCGCGGCGAAGGTGCGGCGGCGCTGACCATCGGCGACCGCGCGACCATATCGAACATGGCGCCCGAGTACGGCGCGACGGCCGCGATGTTCTTCATCGACGACAACACGTTGGACTACCTGCGCCTGACCGGCCGCAGCGACGCACAGGTGGCGCTGGTGGAGACCTACGCGAAGACCGCCGGCCTGTGGGCCGACGACCTGCAGACTGCGCAGTACGAGCGCACGCTGCACTTCGACCTGTCCACCGTCGTGCGCAACATGGCCGGCCCGTCCAACCCGCACAAGCGCCTGCCGACCAGCGCGCTGGCCGAGCGCGGCATCGCCGACGAAGCCAAGCTGGCCAGCGGCAAGGCCGAGGAGGCGCAGGGCCTGATGCCGGACGGCGCGGTGATCATCGCCGCCATCACCTCGTGCACCAATACCTCCAATCCGCGCAACGTGATCGCTGCCGCGCTGCTCGCACGCAACGCCAACGCAAAGGGACTGGTGCGCAAGCCGTGGGTGAAAAGCTCGCTGGCGCCCGGCTCGAAGGCCGTGCAGCTGTACCTGGAAGAATCCGGCCTGCTGCCGGACCTGGAACAGCTGGGCTTCGGTATCGTCGCCTTCGCCTGCACCACCTGCAACGGCATGAGCGGCGCGCTGGATCCGAAGATCCAGCAGGAGATCATCGACCGCGATCTGTATGCGACCGCGGTGCTGTCGGGCAACCGCAATTTCGACGGCCGCATCCATCCCTACGCCAAGCAGGCCTTCCTCGCCTCGCCGCCGCTGGTAATCGCCTATGCCATCGCCGGCACCGTGCGCTTCGACATCGAAAAGGACGCGCTGGGCTTCGATGCCGAAGGCAACCCGATCACGCTGAAGGACATCTGGCCCAGTGATGCGGAGATCGACGCGGTGGTGAAGGCCAGCGTGAAGCCGGACCAGTTCCGCAAGGTCTACGAACCGATGTTCAACGTGCGCGTGGAGCATGGCGGCAAAGTGGAGCCGCTGTACGCCTGGCGCCCGCAGAGCACCTACATCCGCCGCCCGCCGTACTGGGAAGGCGCGCTGGCCGGCGAGCGCTCGCTGCACGGCATGCGTCCGCTGGCGGTGCTGGGCGACAACATCACCACCGACCACCTGTCGCCGTCCAACGCGATCCTCGCCTCGAGCGCGGCGGGCGAGTACCTGGCGAAGATGGGCCTGCCGGAAGAGGACTTCAATTCCTACGCCACCCATCGCGGCGACCATCTCACCGCACAGCGCGCGACCTTCGCCAACCCGCAGCTGGTCAACGAGATGGCCGTAGTCGACGGCGACGTGAAGAAGGGCTCGCTGGCACGCATCGAACCGGACGGACAGGTGGTGCGCATGTGGGAAGCCATCGAGACCTACATGGGCCGCAAGCAGCCGCTGGTCATCATCGCCGGCGCCGACTACGGCCAGGGCAGTTCGCGCGACTGGGCGGCGAAGGGCGTGCGGCTGGCGGGCGTGGAAGCGATCGTGGCGGAGGGCTTCGAGCGCATCCATCGCACCAACCTGGTCGGCATGGGCGTGCTGCCGCTGGAGTTCAGGGCCGGCGAAACCCGCAAGACCTGGGGCATCGACGGCACCGAGACCTTCGATGTGGTGGGCGAGCGCAGGCCACGCGCCGAGCTGACGCTGGTGATCCACCGCCGCAACGGCGAAACCGTGGAAGTACCGGTGACCTGCCGTCTGGATTCGGACGAGGAGGTTTCGATCTACGAGGCAGGCGGGGTGCTGCAGCGGTTCGCGCAGGATTTCCTGGACGCGTCGAAAGCGGCCTGA
- a CDS encoding DUF4010 domain-containing protein, with protein MDEATPETWLALSSALGLGLLIGLVRERRPGRAHAIAGLRTHALVALAAAVAMSLGVPVLLVALALTGLLAAMGYRATSADDPGLTSEVTLVLTFLLGAMAMRTPALATGLAVVVAVLLYAKEPLHELTRETFSEREVFDGLLLLASALVILPILPDRPIGPYQAINLATIWKLVVLVMAVSALGHVVLRVIGNRWGLAAAGFFAGYVSSTAATIGFGQRAKESPSLLRSAVAAALLSNLASLTLCVPILWAVSPPLVRDLLPELGAIGAVLLAGGLLGLHRSEDDAVKPPTSESRMFRFGQALGFAVLVAVLTFIAAALAAWIGPRGAMAAAAMSAMAELHAAVATLANQFSRGGLEASEARWWMLALLGASLVAKSVIAWVSGGAAYGLRVSAGLMAALAAGAAMVAVF; from the coding sequence ATGGACGAAGCAACCCCGGAAACCTGGCTGGCGCTGTCCTCGGCGCTGGGCCTGGGCCTGCTGATCGGACTGGTGCGCGAGCGCCGCCCGGGACGCGCGCATGCCATCGCCGGCCTGCGCACGCATGCGCTGGTGGCCTTGGCTGCCGCGGTCGCCATGTCGCTCGGTGTCCCCGTCCTGCTGGTGGCGCTGGCGCTGACCGGCCTGCTCGCCGCCATGGGCTACCGCGCCACGTCGGCGGACGATCCGGGCCTGACCAGCGAGGTCACACTGGTGCTGACGTTCCTGCTCGGCGCCATGGCCATGCGCACGCCCGCGCTGGCCACGGGCCTGGCGGTGGTGGTGGCGGTGCTGTTGTACGCCAAGGAGCCGCTGCACGAGCTCACGCGCGAGACCTTCAGCGAGCGTGAGGTGTTCGATGGCCTGCTGTTGCTGGCGTCGGCCCTGGTCATCCTGCCGATCCTGCCGGACCGTCCCATCGGTCCTTACCAGGCGATCAACCTGGCCACCATCTGGAAGCTGGTGGTGCTGGTGATGGCGGTGAGTGCGCTGGGCCACGTGGTACTGCGCGTGATCGGCAACCGCTGGGGCCTGGCGGCGGCGGGCTTCTTCGCCGGCTACGTCTCGTCCACCGCGGCGACCATCGGCTTCGGCCAGCGGGCGAAGGAAAGCCCGTCGCTGCTGCGTTCCGCGGTGGCCGCGGCGCTGTTGTCCAACCTGGCCTCGCTGACCCTGTGCGTACCCATCCTGTGGGCCGTTTCGCCGCCGCTGGTGCGCGACCTGCTGCCGGAGCTGGGCGCCATCGGCGCGGTCCTGCTGGCCGGTGGCCTGCTGGGCCTGCATCGCAGCGAGGACGATGCGGTGAAACCGCCGACGTCTGAAAGCCGCATGTTCCGCTTCGGCCAGGCACTGGGATTCGCGGTGCTGGTCGCGGTGCTGACCTTCATCGCCGCCGCACTCGCCGCCTGGATCGGCCCCCGTGGCGCGATGGCCGCCGCCGCGATGTCGGCGATGGCGGAACTGCACGCGGCGGTGGCCACGCTGGCCAACCAGTTCTCGCGCGGCGGACTGGAGGCATCGGAAGCACGCTGGTGGATGCTGGCGCTGCTGGGCGCCAGCCTGGTCGCGAAGTCGGTGATCGCGTGGGTCAGCGGTGGGGCGGCGTATGGACTGCGCGTGTCCGCGGGGCTGATGGCGGCGCTGGCGGCGGGTGCGGCGATGGTGGCGGTGTTCTGA
- a CDS encoding histidine kinase produces MWTALTRIREPMTLAGVFTLAAVSLGLRFLPPEVLPAAAAALAAYALGFLLFALAPDTWERHRRVALVAMACLALLLAWLTPRVGTAQVLLVVWVACAVNVLSPRWVVGAALVLNVAFYALMVHHGFGAPLTMTLINIGFQALAGLCVHYARRSEESRDQLALVNADLLATRALLADSARDAERLRVARELHDVAGHKLTAMKLNLRALASDPAFAARDEVRIAQQLSTELLDDIRSVVQALRDSRGLDLQTAICALAAPLPRPALDLHIAEDIRIDDPAMAESLLRIVQECLTNAARHANAYTLTVSLSNEDTNMRLRIEDDGKLKGGMREGNGLSGIRERVAALGGDMRLGSSASGGLRLDVRLPA; encoded by the coding sequence ATGTGGACCGCCCTGACCCGAATTCGCGAACCCATGACCCTGGCCGGGGTGTTCACGCTGGCGGCCGTGTCGCTGGGTCTGCGCTTCCTGCCACCGGAGGTGCTGCCGGCCGCGGCCGCCGCGCTGGCGGCTTATGCGCTGGGGTTCCTTCTGTTCGCACTGGCACCGGACACCTGGGAGCGGCACCGGCGGGTCGCCCTGGTGGCGATGGCCTGCCTCGCGCTGCTGCTGGCCTGGCTGACGCCGCGCGTGGGCACCGCACAGGTGCTTCTGGTGGTCTGGGTGGCGTGCGCGGTCAACGTGTTGTCGCCCCGCTGGGTCGTGGGTGCCGCGCTGGTGTTGAACGTGGCGTTCTACGCGCTGATGGTGCACCACGGGTTCGGTGCGCCACTGACGATGACGCTGATCAATATCGGCTTCCAGGCGCTCGCCGGCCTGTGCGTGCACTACGCGCGCCGCTCCGAGGAATCACGCGACCAGTTGGCGCTGGTCAATGCGGACCTGCTGGCCACGCGGGCGCTGCTGGCCGACAGCGCGCGTGATGCCGAGCGCCTGCGCGTGGCACGCGAGCTGCACGACGTGGCCGGACACAAGCTCACGGCGATGAAGCTCAACCTGCGCGCACTGGCCAGCGATCCCGCTTTCGCCGCGCGCGATGAAGTCCGCATCGCGCAGCAGTTGTCCACCGAACTGCTGGACGATATCCGCAGCGTCGTACAAGCCCTGCGCGATTCCCGTGGGCTGGACCTTCAGACCGCGATCTGTGCCCTCGCCGCGCCACTGCCACGGCCGGCGCTGGATCTGCATATCGCGGAAGACATCCGCATCGACGATCCGGCGATGGCGGAATCGTTGCTGCGCATCGTGCAGGAATGCCTGACCAACGCCGCACGGCACGCGAACGCGTATACGTTGACGGTTTCGCTGAGCAACGAGGATACGAACATGCGCCTGCGCATCGAGGACGATGGCAAGCTCAAGGGCGGCATGCGTGAAGGCAACGGCCTGTCGGGCATCCGCGAGCGCGTCGCCGCACTGGGCGGCGACATGCGCCTGGGCAGCAGTGCGAGCGGCGGCCTGCGCCTGGACGTGAGGCTGCCTGCATGA
- a CDS encoding DUF389 domain-containing protein has translation MASAEALWRWLRQWRREHLQVDRAAVLRNVDESGQLGPRYAFMIVMACGIATLGLLQNSVAVIIGAMLISPLMGPIVELGMSLATFDFRSLREALKTLAVGTAVALTTATAIVLVSPLQEATPEILARTEPTLFDLLVAVFSGLAGAYATITRKGETIVGVAIATALMPPLAVVGFGIATLNASIAGGALFLFMTNLLAIALSVTIMARWYHFGGDDSPKQTAWQASMIVGTFVLLSVPLGLALRDIAARGVADRTIRNVMDEAARSNGGQVTTLRVDRNEETLRVDAVMLVPRHRPQLDRELERKLEGVLGRPVEVSLRELLTADEKALASEQATLAQLRESVSRLQNVAERDAAERNAGTRAAEAMHQRVLAHFGQFEILEGGQRARWQLYAAAGLDVVQARRLEQALATDDAGALQVQVVPALQTLPPVVFGDDRPDLDAAGNAQVEAIAWALQRWGVSQVSVDGYAGNDAALALARAESVAALLDKQGVHGATARAVPGAVARSVATAEGSTVLREARIRLDTP, from the coding sequence ATGGCCTCTGCCGAAGCACTGTGGCGCTGGTTGCGCCAATGGCGGCGCGAACACCTGCAGGTCGACCGGGCCGCCGTCCTGCGCAATGTCGACGAAAGCGGGCAGCTGGGGCCGCGCTACGCCTTCATGATCGTCATGGCATGCGGCATCGCCACGCTGGGCCTGCTGCAGAACTCGGTCGCCGTGATCATCGGCGCGATGCTGATTTCCCCGTTGATGGGGCCGATCGTCGAGCTGGGCATGTCGCTGGCCACCTTCGACTTCCGCAGCCTGCGCGAGGCGCTCAAGACGCTGGCGGTAGGGACTGCGGTGGCCCTGACCACCGCGACCGCGATCGTCCTGGTCTCTCCGCTGCAGGAAGCGACGCCGGAAATCCTGGCGCGCACCGAACCCACACTGTTCGACCTGCTCGTCGCCGTGTTTTCCGGCCTGGCGGGCGCGTACGCCACCATCACCCGCAAGGGCGAGACCATCGTGGGCGTGGCGATCGCGACGGCGCTGATGCCGCCGCTGGCCGTGGTGGGCTTCGGTATCGCCACGCTGAATGCCAGCATCGCGGGTGGTGCGCTGTTCCTGTTCATGACCAACCTGCTGGCAATCGCGCTGTCGGTCACCATCATGGCCCGCTGGTACCACTTCGGCGGCGACGATTCGCCCAAGCAGACCGCGTGGCAGGCCTCGATGATCGTGGGAACGTTCGTGCTGCTGTCGGTCCCGCTGGGACTGGCGCTGCGCGACATCGCGGCACGCGGCGTCGCCGACCGCACCATCCGCAACGTGATGGACGAAGCCGCACGCAGCAATGGTGGGCAGGTGACCACGTTGCGCGTGGACCGCAACGAAGAAACCCTGCGGGTCGATGCCGTGATGCTGGTCCCTCGGCACCGGCCCCAGCTTGACCGCGAACTCGAACGCAAGCTCGAAGGCGTGCTCGGCCGACCTGTCGAGGTCTCCCTGCGCGAGCTACTGACCGCCGACGAAAAGGCATTGGCGAGCGAACAGGCGACGCTCGCGCAACTCCGCGAAAGCGTGTCGCGCCTGCAGAACGTGGCCGAGCGCGACGCGGCCGAGCGCAACGCCGGGACCCGCGCGGCCGAAGCGATGCACCAGCGCGTCCTCGCCCATTTCGGGCAGTTCGAGATCCTCGAAGGCGGGCAACGGGCGCGCTGGCAGCTCTATGCGGCCGCCGGGCTCGATGTCGTCCAGGCGCGCCGCCTCGAGCAGGCACTGGCGACCGATGACGCCGGTGCGTTGCAGGTGCAGGTCGTGCCGGCACTCCAGACGCTGCCACCGGTGGTGTTCGGCGACGACCGGCCGGACCTGGACGCGGCAGGCAACGCGCAGGTGGAGGCGATCGCGTGGGCGCTCCAGCGCTGGGGCGTGAGCCAGGTGTCGGTCGATGGATACGCGGGCAATGACGCTGCGCTCGCGCTCGCCCGCGCCGAGAGCGTCGCCGCCCTGCTCGACAAACAGGGCGTGCATGGCGCCACGGCGCGGGCGGTGCCGGGAGCCGTTGCACGAAGCGTTGCGACGGCCGAAGGCTCGACCGTCCTGCGGGAAGCCCGTATCCGGCTCGACACACCGTAG
- a CDS encoding SRPBCC family protein, with amino-acid sequence MSDNATPGTVRLHRVLRAPPSRVYRAFLDPDAMVKWLPPHGFTGKVHSMGARVGGGYTMSFTNFGTGSSHSFGGTYVELVENELLRYTDQFDNPGLPGQMHVTVTLKKSIAGTELNVVQEGIPAAIPVDFCYQGWQESLELLAKLVEPEIPDGA; translated from the coding sequence ATGTCCGACAACGCCACCCCCGGCACCGTCCGCCTGCACCGCGTGCTGCGCGCGCCGCCGTCGCGCGTCTACCGTGCCTTCCTCGATCCCGATGCGATGGTGAAGTGGCTGCCGCCGCACGGGTTCACCGGCAAGGTCCATTCGATGGGTGCGCGCGTGGGCGGCGGCTACACCATGTCGTTCACCAACTTCGGCACCGGTTCCAGCCACTCGTTCGGCGGCACCTATGTGGAACTGGTCGAGAATGAGCTGCTGCGCTACACCGACCAGTTCGACAATCCCGGACTGCCCGGGCAGATGCACGTGACGGTAACGCTGAAGAAGAGCATCGCCGGCACCGAACTGAACGTCGTACAGGAAGGCATTCCCGCCGCGATCCCGGTCGACTTCTGCTACCAGGGCTGGCAGGAATCGCTGGAACTGCTGGCGAAGCTGGTGGAGCCGGAGATTCCGGACGGGGCGTGA
- a CDS encoding response regulator transcription factor — MSVRVALADDQALVRAGLRALLKAQQVDVVFEADDGADLVAKLEAQPVDVVLSDIRMPGVDGIEALIRLRERGDRTPVLLLTTFDDSDLLLRATEAGAQGFLLKDAAPEDLHDAIQRVASGETLLQPVSTDPVRARFRFRDEAPPSDTFSEREVAILRLLAGGYSNKEIARTLFLAEGTVKNYVSIILDKLGTRDRTRAVLKAITLRII, encoded by the coding sequence ATGAGCGTGCGGGTCGCCCTTGCCGATGACCAGGCGCTGGTGCGCGCCGGCCTGCGCGCCCTGTTGAAAGCGCAGCAGGTGGACGTGGTGTTCGAAGCCGACGACGGCGCGGACCTGGTCGCCAAGCTGGAAGCGCAACCGGTGGACGTGGTGCTGAGCGACATCCGCATGCCGGGCGTCGATGGCATCGAAGCCTTGATCAGGCTGCGCGAACGTGGCGACCGCACGCCGGTGCTGCTGCTGACCACCTTCGACGACAGCGACCTGCTGCTGCGCGCCACCGAAGCGGGTGCGCAGGGCTTCCTGTTGAAGGATGCCGCGCCGGAAGACCTGCACGATGCCATCCAACGCGTCGCCAGCGGCGAGACCTTGCTGCAGCCGGTCAGCACGGACCCGGTGCGGGCACGTTTCCGTTTCCGTGACGAAGCCCCGCCCAGCGACACCTTCAGCGAACGCGAGGTCGCGATCCTGCGCCTGCTCGCGGGCGGATACTCGAACAAGGAAATCGCGCGCACGCTGTTCCTCGCGGAGGGCACGGTGAAGAACTATGTCTCCATCATCCTCGACAAGCTGGGCACGCGTGACCGCACGCGGGCGGTGCTGAAGGCGATCACGCTGCGGATCATCTGA
- the azu gene encoding azurin gives MPRALSFFALLAFSFVTVPAFARNCVVTIEATDMMTFNLKTIRVPGDCAQLRVVLKHTGRMPAQAMGHNWVLAETRHHRDLGLAGGRMKLADDYLPRNDARVIAHTPVIGGGQAAEVVFPTSRLRKGGDYTFFCTFPGHWNMMKGKLVFE, from the coding sequence ATGCCCCGAGCGCTTTCGTTTTTCGCCCTGCTGGCGTTCTCGTTCGTGACCGTTCCGGCCTTCGCCCGCAACTGCGTGGTGACGATCGAAGCCACGGACATGATGACCTTCAACCTGAAGACCATCCGCGTGCCCGGCGACTGCGCGCAACTGCGGGTGGTGTTGAAGCACACGGGTCGCATGCCGGCGCAGGCGATGGGGCACAACTGGGTATTGGCCGAAACACGCCATCATCGCGACCTTGGCCTGGCCGGCGGCCGCATGAAGCTGGCTGACGACTATCTGCCGCGCAACGATGCCCGCGTGATCGCCCACACGCCGGTGATCGGCGGCGGGCAGGCGGCCGAGGTGGTGTTCCCCACTTCGCGGCTGCGCAAGGGTGGCGACTACACCTTCTTCTGCACCTTCCCCGGTCACTGGAACATGATGAAGGGCAAGCTGGTCTTCGAATGA
- the prpF gene encoding 2-methylaconitate cis-trans isomerase PrpF has product MSQAPQIRIPATYMRGGTSKGVFFRLQDLPERAQASGPARDALLSRVIGSPDPYGKHTDGMGGATSSTSKVVIISPSSQPGHDVDYLYGQVPINEAFIDWSGNCGNLSSAVGPFAIANGMVDPSRVPRDGLCTVRIWQANIQKTIVAHVQVTGGEVQETGDFELDGVTFPAAEVQLEFIDPADEGDGDGGGAMFPTGNLIDEIDVPGVGVFKATMINAGVPVVFVEAAALGYDGTELQGAINEDKDALAKLEAIRAHGAVRMGLVADVAAAAKRPLTPKVAFVAPPKDYVSSSGKPVHAADIDLLARAMSMGKLHHAMMGTASVAIATAAAVPGTLVNAAAGGGTRDVLVFGHPSGTLRVGADVKQVDGAWAVTKAVMSRSARVLMEGTVRVPGDAF; this is encoded by the coding sequence ATGTCCCAAGCCCCCCAGATCCGCATCCCCGCCACCTACATGCGCGGCGGCACGTCGAAAGGCGTCTTCTTCCGCCTGCAGGACCTGCCCGAACGAGCGCAGGCATCGGGACCGGCACGCGATGCGTTGCTGAGCCGCGTGATCGGTTCACCCGATCCGTACGGCAAGCACACCGACGGCATGGGCGGGGCGACGTCCAGCACCAGCAAGGTAGTGATCATCTCGCCGAGCAGCCAGCCCGGCCATGACGTGGACTATCTGTACGGACAGGTGCCGATCAACGAAGCCTTCATCGACTGGAGCGGCAACTGCGGCAACCTGTCGTCGGCGGTCGGTCCGTTCGCGATTGCGAACGGCATGGTTGACCCTTCGCGCGTGCCACGCGACGGCCTGTGCACCGTGCGGATCTGGCAGGCCAACATCCAGAAGACCATCGTCGCCCACGTGCAGGTCACCGGCGGCGAAGTGCAGGAAACCGGGGACTTCGAACTGGATGGCGTGACGTTCCCGGCGGCGGAAGTGCAGCTCGAGTTCATCGATCCCGCGGACGAGGGCGATGGCGACGGCGGTGGCGCGATGTTTCCTACCGGCAATCTCATCGATGAAATCGACGTGCCCGGCGTGGGTGTGTTCAAGGCGACGATGATCAATGCCGGCGTGCCGGTGGTTTTCGTCGAAGCAGCCGCACTCGGTTACGACGGCACCGAGTTGCAGGGCGCCATCAACGAAGACAAGGACGCGCTGGCGAAACTGGAGGCGATCCGAGCGCATGGCGCCGTGCGCATGGGCCTGGTCGCCGATGTCGCGGCCGCGGCGAAGCGTCCGCTGACGCCGAAGGTCGCCTTCGTCGCGCCGCCGAAGGACTACGTGTCGTCGAGCGGCAAGCCCGTGCATGCGGCGGACATCGACCTGCTGGCGCGCGCCATGTCGATGGGCAAGTTGCATCACGCGATGATGGGTACGGCCTCGGTGGCCATTGCGACCGCCGCCGCCGTGCCGGGCACGCTGGTCAATGCGGCGGCAGGCGGCGGCACGCGCGACGTGCTGGTGTTCGGCCATCCGTCGGGCACGCTGCGCGTGGGCGCCGACGTCAAGCAGGTGGACGGTGCCTGGGCGGTGACGAAGGCGGTGATGAGCCGCAGCGCACGCGTGCTGATGGAAGGCACCGTGCGCGTGCCGGGCGACGCGTTCTGA